Proteins co-encoded in one Nitrospirota bacterium genomic window:
- a CDS encoding HAMP domain-containing histidine kinase, with product MRVKFFLALLAVVVVVLCSNILFERLISKDFDAYITGSQEDKLYWIIASIEGSYEKGNGKWDLHDLMNVAHWGFMLGFEIEVKDIKGKTLITTAGAIKHQPPAMRQKMAAISMEAPVSTFDPYPLYYGGREIGTLYARQKKNSLLIEKEQTFKKRGKDFLLFSLLITGGSALLLSFLLASYLNRPLRKLSKAASEIATGNLNIRVKPTSADEIGKLSMTFNRMAEALERQEGLRKRLASNIAHELRTPLSIIKGHLEAILDGVMPAEAAQVESLLLEIDRLKKLIDGIEDIASLEAHSLYLEEREVELGSFLTDIAKSMEPLFKAKGITFNFERTSDVSMVTDPDKLSHILFNLLNNALKYTDSGSVTLSYGLRPEGLFIAVADTGVGIREEEVPFIFERFYKGIKSEGIGLGLAIAKELAGAIGGNLEVKSRVGEGSVFTLRIGRI from the coding sequence ATGAGAGTTAAATTTTTCCTTGCCCTTTTAGCAGTAGTTGTGGTTGTCCTCTGCTCGAATATCCTGTTTGAGAGATTAATTTCTAAGGACTTTGATGCCTATATCACTGGAAGTCAGGAGGATAAACTTTACTGGATTATAGCATCCATAGAGGGTTCTTATGAAAAGGGTAATGGTAAATGGGACCTGCATGATTTAATGAATGTCGCTCACTGGGGCTTTATGCTTGGCTTTGAGATAGAGGTAAAAGACATTAAAGGTAAAACCCTGATTACGACTGCCGGGGCCATCAAACATCAGCCCCCAGCAATGAGACAGAAGATGGCAGCCATATCCATGGAAGCTCCCGTCTCGACATTTGACCCATATCCCCTTTACTACGGAGGCAGAGAAATCGGTACCCTTTATGCCAGGCAAAAGAAGAACAGCCTTCTAATTGAAAAAGAACAGACCTTTAAGAAAAGGGGGAAAGACTTCCTTTTATTTTCATTGCTGATCACAGGCGGAAGTGCTCTTTTATTGAGCTTTCTCCTCGCATCTTACCTGAACCGCCCTCTTCGCAAATTAAGTAAGGCCGCATCTGAAATTGCCACAGGAAATCTCAACATCAGGGTAAAGCCCACCTCAGCAGATGAGATTGGAAAGTTGTCAATGACATTCAACAGAATGGCCGAAGCCCTGGAGAGACAGGAAGGTTTAAGAAAACGACTTGCCTCCAATATCGCGCATGAACTCAGGACACCACTCTCCATTATAAAAGGACATTTAGAGGCAATACTTGACGGCGTCATGCCTGCAGAGGCGGCTCAGGTAGAAAGTCTGCTCTTAGAAATTGATAGATTAAAAAAGCTGATTGACGGGATAGAGGACATCGCAAGCCTGGAGGCACACAGCCTCTATCTCGAGGAGAGAGAAGTGGAGCTCGGCTCTTTCCTCACAGATATAGCAAAAAGTATGGAGCCCCTGTTTAAGGCAAAGGGAATCACATTTAATTTTGAGCGGACATCTGATGTCAGCATGGTGACAGACCCGGACAAGCTCAGCCATATTTTATTTAATCTCCTTAACAATGCCCTTAAATACACAGACAGTGGGTCAGTTACGCTCTCTTACGGACTCAGGCCTGAGGGCCTTTTTATAGCGGTTGCGGATACAGGGGTCGGGATCAGAGAGGAAGAAGTCCCTTTTATCTTTGAGCGGTTCTATAAAGGGATAAAGTCAGAAGGTATTGGGCTCGGCCTTGCAATAGCAAAGGAACTTGCCGGTGCTATCGGTGGAAATCTGGAGGTCAAAAGCAGAGTGGGCGAGGGTTCGGTGTTTACTTTAAGAATAGGTCGTATATGA
- a CDS encoding response regulator transcription factor — translation MEILLVEDEPKIADVVKAYLVKEGYDVLVANTGTMALDMLKKKPSLIILDLFLPDIPGEEICSSIRALSDVPIIMLTAKSSEEDRVKGLGIGADDYVVKPFSPRELVARVKAVLRRSDSGDRTKIHSFDRGAILIDAGAHEVKVRGKIVALTPTELNILLTMAKNPNMVFSREKLINTCLGYGFEGYERTIDAHIKNLRQKIEVDPGKPDYIQTVYGVGYKFTGKRDES, via the coding sequence ATGGAAATACTCCTGGTAGAAGATGAGCCAAAGATTGCCGATGTTGTTAAGGCATATCTCGTAAAGGAGGGCTATGATGTCCTTGTTGCAAATACAGGCACGATGGCCCTCGATATGCTTAAGAAAAAGCCTTCTCTTATAATCCTTGACCTTTTTCTTCCAGACATCCCGGGAGAAGAAATTTGCAGCAGTATAAGGGCGCTATCAGATGTGCCGATAATAATGCTCACAGCAAAAAGCAGTGAGGAGGACAGAGTGAAAGGGCTTGGAATCGGGGCAGATGATTATGTTGTTAAACCTTTCAGCCCGAGGGAACTTGTAGCACGGGTAAAAGCTGTGTTGAGGAGGTCTGATTCAGGCGATAGGACAAAGATTCATAGTTTTGACAGAGGCGCTATCCTCATTGACGCAGGCGCCCATGAGGTGAAGGTGAGAGGGAAGATCGTGGCTCTTACGCCTACAGAATTAAATATCTTATTGACAATGGCTAAGAACCCGAACATGGTATTCAGTCGTGAGAAGTTAATAAATACCTGCCTGGGATATGGGTTTGAAGGATATGAAAGAACTATAGATGCCCATATAAAGAACTTAAGACAAAAAATCGAGGTCGACCCAGGGAAGCCAGACTATATTCAGACTGTATACGGCGTAGGATATAAATTTACAGGGAAAAGGGATGAGAGTTAA